The following coding sequences lie in one Arachis ipaensis cultivar K30076 chromosome B03, Araip1.1, whole genome shotgun sequence genomic window:
- the LOC107632360 gene encoding uncharacterized protein LOC107632360: MDPLPTPLTVKANDSKQRINANVKQASTKIATNESQIQSRQNRVFGTARNTNIMGKPVWDKCTTTTTTTKPKICVPKKQAPKSSSSVSSTNPAENVNNSPRLLNDAGEPKTPHVRTNHKGSKPPATPFYTAAHCSKCRFDKLETSSYWIGQIKLAESVGKHFVAADFFRLASESMAEPIRNLRMELKRYLLRHEYLSEQKIWKEVRVKYGLLKIESNNNDASQIMDSSSNDQNKMEEKLS; the protein is encoded by the exons ATGGATCCTCTTCCCACGCCACTT ACAGTGAAAGCCAATGACTCAAAACAAAGAATCAACGCAAATGTTAAGCAAGCATCAACCAAAATCGCAACCAATGAATCCCAAATTCAATCTAG acAAAACCGGGTTTTTGGAACCGCTAGGAACACAAACATTATGGGAAAACCGGTTTGGGACAAgtgtactactactactactactaccaaACCAAAAATCTGTGTTCCAAAAAAACAAGCACCAAAATCTTCATCATCAGTTAGTAGTACCAACCCTGCTGAGAATGTTAATAATAGTCCGAGATTATTGAATGATGCTGGTGAACCGAAAACACCTCATGTTAGGACCAACCACAAGGGTAGTAAGCCTCCGGCGACGCCGTTTTACACGGCGGCGCATTGCAGCAAGTGCCGGTTTGATAAGTTGGAGACATCTTCTTATTGGATTGGCCAAATCAAGTTGGCAGAGTCCGTCGGGAAGCACTTCGTCGCCGCCGATTTCTTCCGCCTTGCATCGGAATCTATGGCGGAG CCAATTAGGAATCTTAGGATGGAACTTAAAAGATACTTGCTAAGGCATGAGTATCTATCGGAGCAAAAGATATGGAAAGAAGTTAGAGTTAAATATGGACTATTGAAGATTGAAAGCAACAACAATGATGCCTCTCAAATAATGGATTCATCTAGCAATGATCAAAACAAAATGGAGGAAAAACTAAGCTAA